One genomic window of Kaistia geumhonensis includes the following:
- a CDS encoding Flp family type IVb pilin has protein sequence MKTLFARFVKNESGATAIEYGLIAALMSVGIIAGITILSTDLQTAFTNLGSTVTTAAP, from the coding sequence ATGAAGACCCTTTTCGCTCGCTTCGTGAAGAACGAGTCCGGCGCGACCGCCATCGAATACGGCCTGATCGCCGCGCTGATGAGCGTCGGCATCATCGCCGGCATCACGATCCTCTCGACCGACCTGCAGACGGCCTTCACCAATCTCGGTTCGACCGTCACGACCGCCGCCCCGTAA
- a CDS encoding class I SAM-dependent methyltransferase — protein MLQTEGWRDYALIDSGHGRKLERYGDYRIVRPEAQALWTPRLAESEWESADAVFTGAKDEDSDGRWRYRRPIGETWPMAWRLPREAGEKEIRFLGRFTAFRHVGFFPEQEMHWAWFARLCTSAKRKPKVLNLFGYTGIASFVAALAGAEVTHVDASKKAIGWARENQAMSGISDLPVRWIVDDAMKFVQREVRRGSRYDGIILDPPKFGRGPNGEVWDIFEKLPEMMRLCRQLLADDALFLCLSAYSIRASFMAVHELSAEALAGLPGRLESGELLLREEGGGRVLSTSLFSRWSRES, from the coding sequence ATGCTCCAGACCGAGGGCTGGCGCGACTATGCGCTCATCGACAGCGGCCATGGCCGCAAGCTCGAGCGCTATGGCGATTATCGTATCGTGCGCCCCGAGGCGCAGGCGCTGTGGACACCGCGCCTCGCGGAAAGCGAATGGGAGAGCGCCGACGCCGTCTTCACAGGCGCCAAGGACGAGGATTCGGACGGGCGCTGGCGCTACCGGAGGCCTATCGGCGAAACCTGGCCGATGGCCTGGCGGCTGCCGCGCGAGGCCGGCGAGAAGGAAATCCGCTTCCTCGGCCGCTTCACCGCCTTCCGCCATGTCGGCTTCTTCCCCGAGCAGGAGATGCACTGGGCCTGGTTCGCCCGCCTGTGCACGAGCGCGAAGCGGAAGCCGAAGGTGCTCAACCTCTTCGGCTATACCGGCATCGCCTCCTTCGTCGCCGCGCTCGCCGGCGCCGAGGTGACGCATGTCGACGCCTCCAAGAAGGCGATCGGCTGGGCGCGCGAGAACCAGGCGATGTCGGGCATCTCCGATCTTCCCGTGCGCTGGATCGTCGACGACGCGATGAAATTCGTGCAGCGCGAGGTGCGTCGCGGCTCCCGCTACGACGGCATCATCCTCGACCCGCCGAAATTCGGCCGCGGGCCTAACGGCGAGGTCTGGGACATCTTCGAGAAGCTGCCGGAGATGATGCGGCTCTGCCGGCAACTGCTGGCCGACGACGCGCTCTTCCTCTGCCTCTCCGCCTATTCGATCCGAGCCTCCTTCATGGCCGTCCACGAGCTTTCGGCCGAGGCGCTGGCCGGATTGCCGGGGCGGCTGGAATCGGGCGAACTGCTGCTGCGCGAGGAAGGCGGCGGGCGGGTCCTGTCCACCTCGCTGTTCTCGCGCTGGTCGAGGGAAAGCTGA
- the lspA gene encoding signal peptidase II: MTETTQTGTRPPGPLSALGLAIIAAVVIVDQISKAIAEARLDYQHGIELLPILALYRVHNTGVAFSFAHGFDSLLLVGGTALITLVVLWLWATARDGGRLVAIGFALITGGAIGNLIDRVRFGHVVDFLYLHLGDRGLFVFNLADVALTIGPILLAWHYLVVERKR, from the coding sequence ATGACCGAAACGACCCAAACCGGCACCCGGCCGCCCGGGCCGCTGTCCGCGCTCGGGCTGGCGATCATCGCGGCCGTCGTCATCGTCGACCAGATCTCGAAGGCGATCGCCGAGGCGCGGCTCGACTACCAGCACGGCATCGAGCTGCTGCCGATCCTGGCGCTCTACAGGGTCCACAACACCGGCGTCGCGTTCTCCTTCGCGCATGGCTTCGACAGCCTTCTGCTCGTCGGCGGCACGGCGCTGATCACCCTCGTCGTGCTCTGGCTGTGGGCGACCGCGCGTGACGGCGGGCGGCTGGTGGCGATCGGCTTCGCGCTCATCACCGGCGGCGCGATCGGCAATCTCATCGACCGCGTCCGCTTCGGCCATGTGGTGGATTTCCTCTATCTCCACCTCGGCGACCGCGGCCTGTTCGTCTTCAACCTCGCCGATGTCGCGCTGACCATCGGGCCCATCCTGCTCGCCTGGCACTATCTCGTCGTCGAGCGGAAGCGCTGA
- a CDS encoding A24 family peptidase codes for MTAVLDLAIYLAFPAAMALAAVSDLTTMTIPNRLSGALALVFPFAALAIGMPLGLFGMHLLAGFLLLALGILLFSRGWIGGGDAKLAAAIGLWFGFGPAMLDFLVYAGLFGGALTLGIMMFRAWMLPAFALRHGWVMRLHDKSVGVPYGIALAAGAMMVYPATPFAALSAGLM; via the coding sequence ATGACCGCCGTCCTCGATCTCGCGATCTATCTCGCCTTTCCGGCGGCGATGGCGCTCGCGGCCGTGTCCGACCTCACCACTATGACCATCCCGAACCGCCTCTCCGGCGCGCTGGCCCTGGTCTTCCCGTTCGCGGCGCTGGCGATCGGCATGCCGCTCGGGCTGTTCGGAATGCACCTCCTCGCCGGCTTCCTGCTGCTGGCGCTCGGCATCCTGCTCTTCTCCCGCGGCTGGATCGGCGGCGGCGATGCCAAGCTCGCGGCGGCGATCGGCCTCTGGTTCGGCTTCGGACCGGCGATGCTCGACTTCCTCGTCTATGCCGGTCTCTTCGGCGGCGCGCTCACGCTCGGCATCATGATGTTCCGCGCCTGGATGCTGCCCGCCTTCGCGCTCCGCCACGGCTGGGTCATGCGGCTGCACGACAAGTCGGTCGGCGTGCCCTACGGCATCGCGCTCGCCGCCGGCGCCATGATGGTCTATCCGGCGACGCCCTTCGCGGCCCTTTCGGCCGGCCTCATGTAA
- a CDS encoding Flp family type IVb pilin: MKSLFVRFVKNESGATAIEYGLIAALMSVGIIAGITILSTDLQTAFTNLGSTVTTAAP, encoded by the coding sequence ATGAAGTCTCTCTTTGTTCGTTTCGTGAAGAACGAGTCCGGCGCGACCGCCATCGAATATGGCCTGATCGCTGCCCTGATGAGCGTCGGCATCATCGCCGGCATCACGATCCTTTCGACCGACCTGCAGACGGCCTTCACCAATCTCGGCTCGACCGTCACGACCGCCGCCCCGTAA
- a CDS encoding TadE/TadG family type IV pilus assembly protein, translating to MRAALANAVRPTRSLLARFRAARSGIAALEFALILPMMLVLYVGGVEVNDAISIRRKLNHAASALADLAAQSNATVTAAAITDLFYAGNAVMKPYDSAKLKPVIAGVAIDDKGAATIAWAKSANGASCPAKGSAVSIPASLATPNSFLIMVDASYAFTPKIGYVLTGTYNMDERVFQQPRIGKAIAGPTC from the coding sequence ATGCGCGCCGCACTGGCCAATGCCGTCCGCCCGACCCGCTCGCTGCTCGCCCGCTTCCGGGCCGCGCGCTCGGGCATCGCGGCGCTCGAATTCGCGCTCATCCTGCCGATGATGCTGGTGCTCTATGTCGGCGGCGTCGAGGTCAACGACGCGATCAGCATCCGCCGCAAGCTGAACCACGCCGCGAGTGCGCTGGCCGATCTCGCCGCGCAGTCCAATGCAACCGTGACGGCGGCCGCGATCACCGATCTCTTCTATGCCGGCAACGCGGTGATGAAGCCCTATGACAGCGCCAAGCTGAAGCCGGTCATCGCCGGCGTCGCCATCGACGACAAGGGCGCGGCGACCATCGCCTGGGCCAAATCGGCCAATGGCGCCAGCTGCCCGGCCAAGGGAAGCGCGGTCTCGATCCCGGCCAGCCTCGCGACGCCGAACAGCTTCCTGATCATGGTCGATGCCAGCTATGCCTTCACGCCGAAGATCGGCTATGTGCTGACCGGCACCTACAACATGGACGAGCGCGTCTTCCAGCAGCCGCGCATCGGCAAGGCGATCGCGGGCCCGACCTGCTGA
- a CDS encoding Flp family type IVb pilin — protein MRLILSRFVACGQGATAVEYGLIALFMSGAIIAGFPAVRDAVQTLYETVSGSVASAGS, from the coding sequence ATGCGACTGATCCTCTCCCGCTTCGTGGCCTGCGGGCAGGGCGCGACCGCGGTCGAATACGGCCTGATCGCTCTCTTCATGAGTGGCGCCATCATCGCCGGGTTTCCCGCGGTCCGCGACGCCGTGCAGACCCTTTACGAGACTGTCAGCGGTTCGGTCGCTTCGGCCGGATCCTGA
- a CDS encoding CoxG family protein — protein MDITGEIQLPARREVVFAALNDPEMLRTALPGCETLTRSGDEMKGSFDLAVAHLAGPVAGKLSYGPGVAPERVALEGGVEGSHAGGLRGSVEIVLSEAGEATRAAYAAHVEPHGALAGIDAGELAAAARAFAEAFFGALAARLGEPLVAAPPLATETPEEAAQDELVDRLEHRVDDEASHVAEIVEEVEQEIEVAAGRGFLGGPYVWGLIALLVVIVALAILR, from the coding sequence ATGGACATCACCGGCGAAATCCAGCTTCCGGCACGGCGCGAGGTCGTCTTCGCGGCGCTGAACGATCCCGAGATGCTGAGAACCGCCCTGCCGGGCTGCGAGACGCTGACCCGCAGCGGCGACGAGATGAAAGGCTCCTTCGACCTCGCGGTTGCGCATCTGGCCGGTCCCGTCGCCGGCAAGCTTTCCTATGGTCCGGGCGTCGCGCCGGAGCGCGTGGCGCTCGAGGGCGGCGTCGAGGGCAGCCATGCCGGAGGGCTGCGCGGCTCGGTCGAGATCGTGCTTTCCGAGGCCGGCGAGGCGACGCGCGCAGCCTATGCGGCGCATGTCGAGCCCCATGGTGCGCTGGCCGGGATCGATGCCGGCGAACTCGCCGCCGCCGCTCGGGCGTTTGCCGAGGCGTTCTTCGGTGCGCTGGCGGCGCGTCTCGGAGAGCCTCTGGTCGCCGCTCCGCCGCTCGCCACCGAGACCCCGGAGGAGGCGGCGCAGGACGAACTCGTCGACCGCCTCGAGCACCGGGTCGACGACGAGGCCTCGCATGTCGCCGAGATCGTCGAGGAGGTCGAGCAGGAAATCGAGGTCGCGGCCGGCCGCGGTTTCCTCGGCGGCCCCTATGTCTGGGGGCTGATCGCGCTGCTCGTCGTGATCGTCGCGCTCGCCATCCTGCGCTGA
- a CDS encoding TrmH family RNA methyltransferase, with protein sequence MADETDLPVPGQVRVVTSLTNPTIKEIRALALPKYRRESGLFVTEGMKLVADAVEGNWPIRILVYGAKVANHPVVRRVAQTAHARGGDVLEVSEAVLAKITRRENPQMVVGVFEQRFTDADAIEPGRDDLWVALEGIKDPGNLGTIIRTADAAGAKGVILVGDTVDPFGVEAVRATMGSIFHMLLARLSADAFAAWRKSWPGIVVGTHLSGQEDYRTVDYDKPVLLLMGNEQSGLDDRFAALCDHLVKIPQVGRADSLNLAIATGVMLFEIRRGKLTLS encoded by the coding sequence ATGGCCGACGAAACCGACCTCCCCGTCCCCGGCCAGGTCCGCGTGGTGACGAGCCTCACGAACCCGACCATCAAGGAGATCCGCGCGCTCGCCCTGCCGAAATACCGGCGGGAGAGCGGCCTCTTCGTTACCGAGGGCATGAAGCTCGTGGCCGACGCCGTCGAGGGCAACTGGCCGATCCGCATCCTCGTCTACGGCGCGAAGGTCGCGAACCATCCCGTCGTCCGGCGGGTGGCGCAGACGGCGCATGCGCGCGGCGGCGACGTGCTCGAGGTTTCCGAGGCGGTGCTCGCCAAGATCACGCGACGGGAAAACCCGCAGATGGTGGTCGGCGTCTTCGAGCAGCGCTTCACCGACGCTGACGCGATCGAGCCGGGCCGCGACGACCTCTGGGTCGCGCTCGAAGGCATCAAGGACCCGGGCAATCTCGGCACCATCATCCGCACCGCCGACGCGGCCGGCGCCAAGGGCGTCATCCTCGTCGGCGACACCGTCGATCCGTTCGGCGTCGAGGCGGTGCGCGCCACGATGGGCTCGATCTTCCACATGCTGCTCGCCCGCCTCTCGGCCGACGCCTTCGCCGCGTGGCGCAAGAGCTGGCCGGGCATCGTCGTCGGCACGCATCTCTCCGGCCAGGAGGACTACCGGACGGTCGACTACGACAAGCCGGTCCTGCTTCTGATGGGCAACGAGCAATCCGGCCTCGACGACCGCTTCGCCGCGCTCTGCGACCATCTCGTGAAGATCCCGCAGGTCGGCCGCGCCGATTCCCTCAATCTCGCGATCGCGACCGGCGTCATGCTGTTCGAGATCCGCCGGGGCAAGCTCACGCTGTCATGA
- the cpaB gene encoding Flp pilus assembly protein CpaB — MKTARVAVIGVALVAGLAAALLARQLLNRPAPTVVAAGPSISTTDVLVASRDLPMGSALDTAAFSWQAWPKTGVSGGYITRDARPGALAELTGSIARSSFVTGEPINEAKLIRSDRGFMSAILPAGQRAVATAISADTSAGGFILPNDRVDVIMTRKADSNGKDRYDTETILSNVRVLAIDQTLGEKDGEKVVVGQTATLELSAEQAEILTVAQQMSPNQKLTLALRSLADATASADPSATHLIEGGSRSGVRIVRNGVTQQVETR, encoded by the coding sequence ATGAAGACGGCGCGTGTCGCAGTAATCGGCGTTGCCCTGGTGGCGGGCCTTGCGGCCGCTCTCCTGGCGCGACAGCTGCTCAATCGTCCGGCCCCGACCGTCGTCGCGGCCGGACCGTCCATTTCGACGACCGACGTCCTCGTCGCGAGCCGCGACCTGCCGATGGGCTCCGCGCTCGATACCGCCGCCTTCTCCTGGCAGGCCTGGCCGAAGACCGGCGTCTCCGGCGGCTACATCACCCGCGACGCGCGTCCGGGCGCGCTGGCCGAGCTGACGGGCTCGATCGCGCGCTCCAGCTTCGTCACCGGCGAGCCGATCAACGAGGCGAAGCTGATCCGGTCCGACCGCGGTTTCATGTCGGCGATCCTGCCGGCCGGGCAGCGGGCCGTCGCGACGGCGATCTCGGCCGACACCTCGGCCGGCGGCTTCATCCTGCCGAATGACCGCGTCGACGTGATCATGACGCGCAAGGCCGACAGCAACGGCAAGGATCGCTACGACACCGAGACCATCCTCTCCAATGTCCGCGTGCTGGCGATCGACCAGACGCTGGGCGAGAAGGACGGCGAGAAGGTGGTGGTCGGGCAGACCGCGACGCTCGAGCTCAGCGCCGAACAGGCCGAGATCCTGACGGTCGCGCAGCAGATGAGCCCGAACCAGAAGCTCACTCTGGCGCTCCGCAGCCTCGCCGATGCCACGGCGAGCGCCGATCCGAGCGCCACGCATCTGATCGAGGGCGGGTCGCGCAGTGGGGTGCGCATCGTCCGCAACGGCGTCACGCAGCAGGTCGAGACGCGCTGA
- a CDS encoding nucleoside hydrolase gives MAADRKKLILDVDTGTDDAVAIMLAALHPELELVGVTTVNGNVEVQFCTDNSLRVLDHIGRADIAVYEGADRPLVRTGHPIVKRYDEGGEKYHPEELPVPPARSAKAEKTAVEFLIETYRAATDPIVLMPVGPLTNVAAALAAYPKFVKLVPELIIMGGGYAFGNVTPSAEFNIWGDAEAAARVLNSGFEKVTLVPLDATHQALMTLADCDRLAALGTPAATATAEIVRFRIDVHDKYQKMGEEGGSAPVHDAVCVAYLVDRSILSTTRYPVEVETASPLTVGTTIVDTQFRSGMKPNVDLALSADPRKFVDMLADTFARPHGPKA, from the coding sequence ATGGCCGCCGATCGCAAGAAGCTCATCCTCGACGTCGACACCGGGACCGACGATGCCGTCGCGATCATGCTCGCCGCGCTGCACCCGGAACTGGAACTGGTCGGCGTCACCACCGTGAACGGCAATGTCGAGGTGCAGTTCTGCACCGACAATTCGCTGCGCGTTCTCGACCATATCGGCCGCGCCGACATCGCGGTCTATGAGGGTGCCGACCGTCCGCTGGTGCGCACCGGCCACCCGATCGTGAAGCGCTATGACGAGGGCGGCGAGAAGTATCACCCCGAAGAGCTTCCCGTCCCGCCCGCCCGCTCGGCCAAGGCGGAGAAGACCGCGGTCGAGTTCCTGATCGAGACCTATCGCGCCGCGACCGACCCGATCGTGCTGATGCCGGTCGGCCCGCTCACCAATGTCGCGGCCGCGCTCGCCGCCTATCCGAAATTCGTGAAGCTGGTGCCCGAGCTCATCATCATGGGCGGCGGCTACGCCTTCGGCAATGTGACGCCGTCCGCCGAGTTCAACATCTGGGGCGACGCCGAAGCGGCGGCGCGCGTGCTGAATTCCGGCTTCGAAAAGGTGACGCTGGTTCCGCTCGACGCGACGCATCAGGCGCTGATGACGCTCGCCGACTGCGACCGCCTCGCCGCGCTCGGGACGCCCGCGGCCACCGCCACGGCGGAGATCGTGCGCTTCCGCATCGACGTGCACGACAAGTACCAGAAGATGGGCGAGGAGGGCGGTTCGGCTCCGGTGCACGACGCGGTCTGCGTCGCCTATCTCGTCGACCGCTCGATCCTCTCGACCACGCGCTATCCGGTCGAGGTCGAGACGGCCAGCCCGCTCACGGTCGGCACGACGATCGTCGACACGCAGTTCCGCAGCGGCATGAAGCCGAATGTCGATCTCGCGCTCTCGGCCGATCCACGCAAGTTCGTCGACATGCTCGCCGACACCTTCGCGCGCCCGCACGGGCCGAAGGCCTGA
- a CDS encoding (2Fe-2S)-binding protein translates to MIVCSCNILTKAQILSAAETLQREQPGRPLTPARIYRFLQMRAQCTVCFALVRRIVMESGLAVTCPEPLGSGADDEKNDALYG, encoded by the coding sequence ATGATCGTCTGTTCCTGCAACATCTTGACCAAGGCCCAGATCCTCTCGGCGGCCGAGACGCTTCAGCGCGAGCAGCCGGGGCGTCCGCTGACCCCTGCGCGCATCTATCGCTTTCTCCAGATGCGGGCGCAGTGCACGGTCTGCTTCGCGCTGGTCCGCCGCATCGTCATGGAGAGCGGCCTCGCGGTGACCTGTCCCGAGCCGCTCGGCTCGGGCGCCGATGACGAGAAGAACGACGCGCTCTACGGCTGA
- the bfr gene encoding bacterioferritin: MKGDARVIEQLNRALRLELTAVNQYWLHYRLLEDKGFLKLAKKERAESIEEMHHADRLVARIIFLEGFPNMQVLDPLEIGQTIQEILEADLRGEYTARNAYKAARDICHEAGDYVSMKLFEELMMDEEGHIDFLETQLDLLKALGPERYALLQSAPADDAE, translated from the coding sequence ATGAAGGGCGATGCGCGCGTCATCGAACAGCTCAACCGGGCGCTGCGGCTCGAGCTGACGGCGGTCAACCAGTACTGGCTTCATTACCGCCTTCTGGAGGACAAGGGCTTCCTCAAGCTCGCCAAGAAGGAGCGGGCCGAATCGATCGAGGAGATGCACCACGCCGACCGCCTCGTCGCGCGCATCATCTTCCTCGAAGGCTTCCCCAACATGCAGGTGCTCGATCCGCTCGAGATCGGGCAGACGATCCAGGAGATCCTGGAGGCGGATCTGCGCGGCGAATACACGGCCCGCAACGCCTACAAGGCCGCGCGCGACATCTGCCACGAGGCGGGCGACTATGTGTCGATGAAGCTGTTCGAGGAATTGATGATGGACGAGGAGGGCCATATCGACTTCCTTGAGACGCAGCTCGACCTCCTGAAGGCGCTGGGTCCCGAGCGCTATGCGCTGCTCCAGTCCGCGCCGGCCGACGACGCCGAGTAG
- a CDS encoding pilus assembly protein N-terminal domain-containing protein, with product MMMNRCPAAASRAAASSASRRRLAALALAVPIALAAAGSLAYATEAVPISIKMDRAKVMRISRPAAIVVVGNPAIADATIQDRQTLIITGRSFGTTNLIVLDEKGEPIADELLTVSASDDQMITVYAGGDRRSFSCAPDCQPIMTLGDTSTAFADARTQLEQRNSILQGATGVTAGSN from the coding sequence ATGATGATGAACCGGTGTCCTGCCGCCGCATCGCGCGCCGCCGCGAGCTCCGCGTCGCGCCGGCGTCTCGCCGCACTCGCCCTGGCTGTACCGATCGCGCTCGCGGCCGCGGGCTCGCTCGCATATGCGACGGAAGCCGTTCCGATCTCGATCAAGATGGACCGCGCGAAGGTGATGCGCATCTCGCGCCCGGCCGCCATCGTGGTCGTCGGCAACCCGGCCATCGCCGACGCGACCATCCAGGACCGGCAGACCCTGATCATCACCGGCCGCAGCTTCGGCACCACCAATCTCATCGTGCTCGACGAGAAGGGCGAACCGATCGCCGACGAGTTGCTCACCGTCAGCGCCTCCGACGACCAGATGATCACCGTCTATGCCGGCGGCGACCGCCGCAGCTTCTCCTGCGCGCCCGACTGCCAGCCGATCATGACGCTGGGCGACACCTCGACCGCCTTCGCCGACGCCCGCACCCAGCTCGAGCAGCGCAACTCGATCCTGCAGGGCGCCACCGGCGTGACGGCCGGGAGCAACTGA
- a CDS encoding URC4/urg3 family protein yields the protein MATASSLLSAAAVRERAHRLYELGIEGELEHFDVRLDRLPATADFVLSTMRAAYPDLDIPYHSRWRHFEAGDINRWGGLVDASGLAEHPLRFGRAAYDLAIVSVLLDAGAGPDWRYEEAVTGGTYARSEGLGVASFAMFTSGLFSADPADPLRADASALAALTADELAAGLQVSPSNPIVGLEGRVALLNALGRTVAERPDLFGEDEARPGGLFDACVAAAGEASIAAPAVLALVLDGLGGIWPGRIMIDGVRLGDTWRHTKLVTDDATTQLAPFHKLSQWLTYSLLEPLLWTGVAVEDVDGLTGLPEYRNGGLFIDMGVLVPRRRDALSRTWHVDDEFIVEWRALTVALLDHTADMIRERLGVDRVALPLAKVLQGGTWAAGRKVAAEKRAGGAPPLTIASDGTVF from the coding sequence TTGGCCACAGCTTCCTCGCTCCTTTCCGCGGCAGCCGTGCGCGAGCGGGCGCATCGGCTCTACGAACTCGGCATCGAGGGCGAGCTCGAGCATTTCGACGTGCGGCTCGACCGGCTGCCGGCGACGGCCGACTTCGTGCTTTCGACGATGCGCGCGGCCTATCCCGATCTCGACATCCCCTATCATTCGCGCTGGCGCCATTTCGAGGCCGGCGACATCAACCGCTGGGGCGGTCTCGTCGATGCCTCGGGCCTTGCCGAGCATCCGCTCCGCTTCGGCCGCGCCGCCTATGATCTCGCCATCGTCAGCGTGCTGCTCGACGCCGGCGCCGGTCCCGACTGGCGCTACGAGGAGGCCGTGACGGGCGGCACCTATGCCCGCTCCGAAGGCCTCGGCGTCGCCAGCTTCGCGATGTTCACCTCCGGCCTCTTCTCGGCCGACCCCGCCGATCCGCTGCGCGCCGACGCCAGCGCGCTCGCCGCGCTGACGGCCGACGAACTCGCCGCGGGCCTGCAGGTCTCGCCGTCCAACCCGATCGTCGGTCTCGAAGGGCGCGTCGCGCTGTTGAACGCGCTCGGGCGCACCGTCGCGGAGCGGCCCGACCTTTTCGGCGAGGACGAGGCGCGGCCGGGCGGTCTCTTCGATGCCTGCGTCGCCGCCGCCGGGGAGGCGAGCATCGCGGCGCCCGCCGTGCTCGCCCTCGTGCTCGACGGGCTGGGCGGGATCTGGCCCGGACGGATCATGATCGACGGCGTTCGCCTCGGCGACACCTGGCGGCACACGAAGCTCGTCACCGACGATGCCACCACCCAGCTCGCACCCTTCCACAAACTCTCGCAGTGGCTGACCTATTCGCTGCTGGAGCCGCTCCTGTGGACCGGCGTCGCCGTCGAGGATGTCGACGGGCTGACGGGGCTGCCGGAATACCGGAACGGCGGCCTCTTCATCGATATGGGCGTGCTCGTGCCGCGCCGCCGCGACGCGCTGTCGAGGACGTGGCATGTCGACGACGAGTTCATCGTGGAATGGCGCGCCCTGACCGTGGCGCTTCTCGACCACACCGCCGACATGATCCGCGAGCGGCTCGGCGTCGATCGCGTCGCGCTGCCTCTCGCCAAGGTGCTGCAGGGCGGCACCTGGGCCGCGGGCCGCAAGGTCGCGGCCGAGAAGCGCGCTGGCGGTGCGCCGCCGCTCACGATCGCCAGCGACGGGACGGTGTTCTGA
- a CDS encoding Flp family type IVb pilin, with translation MKTLLARFVKNESGATAIEYGLIAALMSVGIIAGVTILSTDLQTAFTNLGSTVTTAAP, from the coding sequence ATGAAGACCCTTCTCGCTCGCTTCGTGAAGAACGAGTCCGGCGCGACCGCCATCGAATACGGCCTGATCGCCGCGCTGATGAGCGTCGGCATCATCGCCGGTGTGACGATCCTCTCGACCGACCTGCAGACGGCGTTCACCAATCTCGGCTCGACCGTCACCACCGCCGCTCCGTAA
- a CDS encoding TadE/TadG family type IV pilus assembly protein, with protein sequence MAAAQLEASAGAAIPPRRKARGKATFMARGFWRNSRGAAAVEFALIALPFFGLIAGLLETGLMMFADSALDQATNRAARMIRTGQAQQQNFNANTFRSQICTGGVATMFDCTKLKIDVRTATDFASMNLASQNKPDGSIDDATLTYNAGHGSDIVVVRTYYDWPIVLNRLATFGEGQDGKTRRLASTVAFRNEPFNW encoded by the coding sequence ATGGCTGCTGCACAGTTGGAGGCATCCGCGGGCGCCGCCATACCGCCGCGCCGCAAGGCGCGCGGCAAGGCGACCTTCATGGCGCGCGGCTTCTGGCGCAACAGCCGCGGTGCCGCGGCCGTCGAATTCGCCCTGATCGCCCTGCCCTTCTTCGGTCTCATCGCCGGTCTGCTCGAGACCGGGCTGATGATGTTCGCCGACAGCGCGCTCGACCAGGCGACCAATCGCGCCGCCCGCATGATCCGCACCGGCCAGGCGCAGCAGCAGAACTTCAACGCCAATACCTTCCGCAGCCAGATCTGCACCGGCGGCGTCGCGACGATGTTCGATTGCACCAAGCTGAAGATCGACGTGCGCACCGCCACCGACTTCGCGTCGATGAACCTCGCCAGCCAGAACAAGCCCGACGGCAGCATCGACGACGCGACGCTGACCTACAATGCCGGCCACGGCTCGGACATCGTCGTCGTGCGCACCTATTACGACTGGCCGATCGTCCTGAACCGCCTCGCCACGTTCGGCGAGGGGCAGGATGGCAAGACGCGCCGACTGGCCTCGACCGTCGCCTTCCGCAACGAACCCTTCAACTGGTGA